In Betaproteobacteria bacterium, the genomic window CGTGGGGAGCGCAATATTGACGCTCTGACCAAAGGTGATGATGGCCGTGGTGATGCCGACCAAGTTGCCTTCGGCGTCGAAGAGGCCGCCGCCACTGGATCCCGGGGAGAGGGGCGCGGTGGTGACGATGCCGCGCTCGCCGCCCTGGTCCGGCAGGGACGACACGAGGCCGTCGCTGACCGAAACGCCAAGCCCCAGGGGGTTGCCGACGGCAAAGACCGCTTCGCCGATGCGCAGGCTGGCCACCGGACGTAGCGGAAGCGGCGGTCCGTCCAGCGTGCTGCTGCTGACGAGGCAGAGATCCCGGCTGGGGTCGCGCAGGGCGAACCTGCCCTCGGCCGTGACCTTCCCCTGCACGATGCGGATCGATGCTGCGTCACGCACCACATGGCAGTTGGTGACGAATTCCCCCTTGCCCAGTGCGACGCCGCTGCCCTGGCCGTTCTCGCGCCCCTTGTCGTCGAGGGCGATGAGGGTCACCACCGACGGGGCGACCTTGCGGAAGAGGGCGTCGGCCGATTCCCGCGCCTGGCTTGCGGGAGCCAGGCCGAGCGCCAGCCCGGCGCAGAGGGCGACGAGGAGGCGGCTCATCGTGCCCCCCCTTCGTAGGGCAGAATGAAGCCGCGATAGGCGCTGTCGGCCCGGGGTCCGTCAACGTCGCGCAATTTCTGGTAGGCCCGCCGCAGGTCCTCTCCCCGGCCCAGAATGCTGTATTGCTCGATCAGGACTTCCCAGACCTTGCCCTGCCTGGGGTCGATTTCCAGGGAGCGTTTGAGGGCGGCGATAGCCTTTTCCGCTTCGTCCTGGGTTGCAAGGGCGAAGCCCAGGTGCCGCCAGGCCGTGGCATCGTCAGGATTCTTGCCCACCCGGGACTGAGCAAGCGCGACGGCCTCGCTGGCGTGGCCGCCATCCTTGAGGGCCACGGTCAAGCCCCGCTCCCATTCGATGGTCGATGGGGCCCCGCGCAGTGCTTCGCGAAAGGCGGCGATGGCTTCGGGAAAGCTGTGCAACTCGGTCAGGGCGAAACCCAGTGCGCCCCAGGCGTCGGCTGGGGTATCGATGCCCTTGTCCAGGGACTGGCGCAGGCTCGCCGTGGCGGCCAGCGGCCGCCCCGCGGCAAGAAGGACGCGGCCGCGCCAATACAAGGTTGCGGGATGGTCCTGCTCGTCCACCGCGAGGGAGTCGAGAAAGCGTTGCGCCCGCGGTGTTTCTCCCGCCAGGAGCAGGTAGTGGAGGTACTGGGAGCGCAGCGCACGGTCGGCCGGCGAACGGAAGGCCAGGCGTCCGGTCAGGTTCGCGGCGGCGCTCCAGTCCCGCCGCAGGTCGGCGAGGGCGATCATTCCCCGGTGGGCAGCGTCCAGGCCGGGATCGATGGTCAGAGCCCGGTTGAGCGCTTCCTGGGCGCGATCGAGCGCTCGGTTGGCCGCTTCTGCGGCGCCGATCATGGCCCACACTGAAGCGTCGTTGCCATGGTTGGTCTGGAGGCTACGGGCGAAGGCCAGCGCTTCGCCAAGCTTGCCTCCCAGCAGCCAATGCCGGGCCAGCATCAAGCCAGGCCAGGCCGATTCCGGTCGCAGTGCCAGCAAGCTGCGGCACGCCGACTCGAGCGCCGCGCCGTCCTTGAGTTGCTCGCTCGCGATGATCAGGTGCGCCCAGGCCTCGCCGTCGCGGGGATCCTGGCTGACGCGCCGGCGGGAAAGCTGGGCGAGGCGTGCCCAGTCCCCCGCGCGCACGGCCTGCGTGGCCTCTTCGGCATAGCGGATGCCGGCCTGCTCATCTTCCGCGACCGTGTCCAGTTCGGCGATCTCGGTCGTGGGGCGGGCCAGATTCAGGTTCTGGCTGTCGTGCAGGCGGTAATCGACGATGCCGATGAGGCGACCGTCCTCGTCCAGCAGCGCACCTCCTTCACTGCCCGGGGTGACGGGCGCGGAAAACTGGATGAAGCGACCGCGGGAGAGTTCACGCAGCCCCCCGACCAGCCCCTCCGAGATGCCCACGCCGAAGCCATGGGAGTTCCCCAGGGCGAATACCCGGTGTCCGACCGCCGGCGTCGCCTCCGCGGGGCGCAGGGCAGGGAGCGCAAGGCCTTCGGCGGTCAGCAGGCAGAGATTGGAGCGGTGTTTGCGCTGGGCGAGGGAAGCAGGGAGGCGATTGCCCTCGATCAGCAGATGGAAGCGGTCGCTGGCCAGGATGCGGTCGCACACCGTGACCAGGCGGCCCGGCCCGACGACGACGGCAGTCTGTACGCCCAGTGCATTCCCGGCGGCGTCGGAGACCATGAGGGGGAGCACGCTCGGCGCGGCGGTCCGGAAGACTTCGCTGGCGGAGAGGGCGGCGGCCGATGCGGCGGTGAGCATCAGCACGCCAGTGGCGAAGAGGCGAACAGGGAGGGGGCAGGTGGCCATGGAGTCGGCTGGGTGAATGAATTCCGCATATTACCCGCATGACATCGGCTGCGCCAGTCCGACCCGCGGCGCGCGCTGCGGGCCAGCCCCCGTCTTGGCGCTATACTGCGCCCTTTCCGCCTCCCGGACCGGGCGGCATCCTCTGGAGATTCCCATGGCCGCCCACGCCGACACCGCCAGCATGGCGCTCTTTTGCGACTTCGAGAACATCGCCCTCGGGGTGCGCGACGCCAAGTACGAAAAGTTCGATATCAAGCCCATCCTGGAGCGCCTGCTGGCCAAGGGCAGCATCGTGGTCAAGAAGGCCTACTGCGACTGGGAGCGCTACAAGGGCTTCAAGGCCACCATGCACGAGGCCAATTTCGAGCTCATCGAGATTCCCCACGTGCGCCAGTCGGGCAAGAACTCCGCCGACATCCGCCTGGTGGTCGATGCCCTCGACCTCTGCTACACCAAGTCCCACGTGGACACCTTCGTCATCATCTCCGGCGATTCGGATTTTTCGCCCCTGGTGTCCAAGCTGCGGGAAAACGCCAAACAGGTGATCGGGGTCGGGGTCAAGCAATCCTGCTCCGACCTGCTCATCGCCAATTGCGACGAATTCATCTACTACGACGATCTGGTGCGCGACCGCGATGCGCAGCGCTCCGCCAGCCGGCGGGAGAATCGGGAGCCCCAGGGCCGTCGTTCCCCCGAGGAGGAGGCGGGGCGCCGGGAGGAAATGGAGGCGCGCAAGACCAAGGCTGTAGAACTCGCCGCCGCCACCTTTGCCGACCTCATCGCCGTGCGGGGCGACCAGGAGCGCCTGTGGGCCTCGGTGCTCAAGGAGGCGATCAAGCGCCGCAATCCGGGTTTCAACGAGTCCTACTACGGTTTCCGCAGCTTCGGCAACTTGCTGGAAGAAGCGGCGGCCCGGGGTCTGCTCGGTTTCGGCCGGGATGAAAAATCCGGCGCCTACGTGACGCGGGCGGCGGGTCGCGCGGCGGTGGAGGCGGCTTCTCCCGCGCCCGAAGTGGTGCATCCCGCGGCCGCGCCGGCAGCACCGACTACGGAAACGCCGAGCGCCGAGCCGGCGCTGGCCGGGGCCCCGGCTCAGTCCTCCGCCCGGCGCCGGGGCGGTCGGCGGTCGGCGAAGGGGAAGCGCCCAGGGATTCGGCTGCGATCGGGGAGCAAGAGGCCGACGTTGCGGCGGCTCCGGGCGCCGAAGCCGGCTCCCCCCCGGCGAAAAAGCCCCGGGCGCCGCGCAAGTCGTCCCCACGGACCAAGAAACCCGCAACGACACCCGAGGCCTGAGCGTCTTCGGCATCATCGGCGAAGGGCGCCGCCTGGAATATGCCGTGATCGGCGATGCGGTGAACCTCGCCGCCAAACTGGAAAAGCACAACAAGGCCGAGAAAACCCGCGCCCTCACGCACGGTCGGCTCAAAAAAGCAGTAGGTAGTCGACACCCTGTCATAATTCCGAATCCCGCACAGCAAGACCGAAACCATGACTATCCCCTTCGAGGCTTCCCGCTCCTACGTCTACAACGCCGCCCGCTACGAACTGCTGCCCCGTGTCGCGGAAATCGCCAAGGGCTTCGGCGACGAGCCTTTCCTGTTGCGTGAAATTTCGAAAAAACTGCTTGCCGAGACCTACTCGCCCGAACAGTTGGAAATCAAGGTCAAGAAAGCAAAGAGCGATGCTACGGAGAAGATGAGCACCATCTTCATGTTCTACATTCCGTTCCTTGCCGAGAACCTGAAAGTCTTCGAGAACATGGGTGGCGGGATGTTCAAGAACATCTCCCTCGAAGAGGAAATGGCGGAAGCCGATGCCGCCGCTATCGATATTGAATCGGACGATGCGGGAATCATCTACGCCTATTCCTTCCCCACCATCGTTCCCAAGGATGGGAAATTTCCCATCAAGGTAGGTCTAACCACTACAGGCGACGCCGAAGCCCGAGTGATGCAGCAATGCAAGACGACTTGCTGTTTTGAATACCCCATCATCCTCGGCGTTTGGGAAGTCCAACGGGTTGCGGCGATGGAAGATGCAATCCATTCCACTTTGGAAGCCCGTGGTTCAAAGCGTCAATCACCAGGCACGGAATGGTTCGACACGACGCTTGACGAGGTCGAAAGCGTCATCAAGTTCGTGCAGCCCTCGGCACACGCAATCCCTCGTTTGTCGTGAACAAGCAAAGAAAAATCCCAGCGGGTTAGGCTGGGGTTCTGTCAGACCGCTTCGGCTATCCCCTCAAAAAACCCACAGATTTTGAGAGGGGCTTGCCGGATAGGCGCGTTTGGCTTTGGGCGTGGCTTGCCGCTCAGGCGACGGCCTGGGCGGGAATCTGGTGGCCGCGGCGGGCGATGCGGTTGGCGCCGTCGACGTAGATCAGCTCCGGCGCGTACTTGGCCAGTTCGATCTCGTTATACACGGCGAAGGTGGCGATGATGAGGATGTCGCCGGGGGCGGCCCTGCGGGCGGCGGAACCGTTGACGGAAATGATCCCCGATCCCCGCTCGGCGCGGATGGCGTAGGTGGTGAAGCGCTCGCCGTTATTGACGTTCCAGATGTCGATCTGCTCGTACTCGCGGATATTGGCGGCGTCGAGCAGATCTTCGTCGATGGCGCAGGAACCCTCGTAGTGCAGTTCGGCATGGGTCGTGGTGACCCGGTGAAGCTTGGATTTCAGCATCGTTCTCTGCATGGCTTGACGATCCAAGGATGGGGTTGGGGAAGCGCATTGTAGCGAGTGCAATTATGAAGTCAATCGCCTTGTAAGCCTTTAAATCTCTAGGTTGTCGATCAGCCGGGTGTGTCCCAGACGGGACGCGGCGAGGACGACGAGGGGCACGCCTATGGCATCGGGCGGCAGCAGGTCCGCCTGGCGGCGGATGGCGATGTAGTCCGTCTTCCAGCCGCGGGCGTCGAGGGCGTTGCGGGCCTCTGATTCAAGGGTGGCATAGTCGTCGCGGCCTGCCCAGAGCGCCGCCCGAATGCGGGACAGTTCGGCGTAGAGTCGGGGCGCCTCGCTCCGCTCGGCGGCGGAGAGATAGCCGTTGCGCGACGAGAGGGCGAGGCCGTCGGCGGCCCGCACCGTTTCGCCGCCGACGATGGCGATGGGCAGCGCGAACTGGCGCGTCATGTTGCGCAGGACCATGAGCTGCTGGTAGTCCTTTTTGCCGAAGAGGGCGGTCTGGGGCTGGACGCAGTTGAAGAGCTTCAGCACGACCGTGGCGACGCCGCGGAAGTGGCCGGGGCGGAACTCGCCTTCCAGCAGGTTCTGGATTTGCGGCGGGTCGACCTGGTACTGCTGCGGCTCGGGGTAGAGATCGGCCTCGGTGGGGGCGAACAGCACGTCCACCCCTGCCGCCGCGAGTTTCTCGCAATCGGCCTGGAAGGTGCGGGGATATTTGTCGAAATCCTCGCTCGGGCCGAATTGCAGGCGATTGACGAAGATGCTGGCAACCACGGTATCGCCGTGGGCGCGGGCCTGCTCCATGAGGCTGATGTGGCCTTCGTGCAGGTTGCCCATGGTGGGGACGAAAACGAGGGCGCGTCGGTCGTGGAGCGCAGCGCGGAGGTCGGGGATGGCGGAATGGATCAGCATGGCGGTCGGGAGGAGGTGAATTCCTGAGGCGAGCATCGTACCGGATTGTTGGCCGGCGGCTAAGGCCGGGGTGCCCCAAAGAAAAACCCCGCCGCAGCGGGGTTTTCGGGAGCGCAACGCGATCAGGCGCGACGGCGGCTGAAGGCCACCAGGCTGGCCATGCCGAGCAGCGCCAGGGTGCCCGGCTCGGGCACTCGAACGGGAACTTCCGGCGTGAAAGCGACCGACAGGAAGGGGACGTTGCCAAAGCGGGTGGTGGGATCGTTCTGATCAAAG contains:
- a CDS encoding trypsin-like peptidase domain-containing protein, translating into MATCPLPVRLFATGVLMLTAASAAALSASEVFRTAAPSVLPLMVSDAAGNALGVQTAVVVGPGRLVTVCDRILASDRFHLLIEGNRLPASLAQRKHRSNLCLLTAEGLALPALRPAEATPAVGHRVFALGNSHGFGVGISEGLVGGLRELSRGRFIQFSAPVTPGSEGGALLDEDGRLIGIVDYRLHDSQNLNLARPTTEIAELDTVAEDEQAGIRYAEEATQAVRAGDWARLAQLSRRRVSQDPRDGEAWAHLIIASEQLKDGAALESACRSLLALRPESAWPGLMLARHWLLGGKLGEALAFARSLQTNHGNDASVWAMIGAAEAANRALDRAQEALNRALTIDPGLDAAHRGMIALADLRRDWSAAANLTGRLAFRSPADRALRSQYLHYLLLAGETPRAQRFLDSLAVDEQDHPATLYWRGRVLLAAGRPLAATASLRQSLDKGIDTPADAWGALGFALTELHSFPEAIAAFREALRGAPSTIEWERGLTVALKDGGHASEAVALAQSRVGKNPDDATAWRHLGFALATQDEAEKAIAALKRSLEIDPRQGKVWEVLIEQYSILGRGEDLRRAYQKLRDVDGPRADSAYRGFILPYEGGAR
- a CDS encoding GIY-YIG nuclease family protein, coding for MTIPFEASRSYVYNAARYELLPRVAEIAKGFGDEPFLLREISKKLLAETYSPEQLEIKVKKAKSDATEKMSTIFMFYIPFLAENLKVFENMGGGMFKNISLEEEMAEADAAAIDIESDDAGIIYAYSFPTIVPKDGKFPIKVGLTTTGDAEARVMQQCKTTCCFEYPIILGVWEVQRVAAMEDAIHSTLEARGSKRQSPGTEWFDTTLDEVESVIKFVQPSAHAIPRLS
- a CDS encoding pantoate--beta-alanine ligase, encoding MLIHSAIPDLRAALHDRRALVFVPTMGNLHEGHISLMEQARAHGDTVVASIFVNRLQFGPSEDFDKYPRTFQADCEKLAAAGVDVLFAPTEADLYPEPQQYQVDPPQIQNLLEGEFRPGHFRGVATVVLKLFNCVQPQTALFGKKDYQQLMVLRNMTRQFALPIAIVGGETVRAADGLALSSRNGYLSAAERSEAPRLYAELSRIRAALWAGRDDYATLESEARNALDARGWKTDYIAIRRQADLLPPDAIGVPLVVLAASRLGHTRLIDNLEI
- a CDS encoding aspartate 1-decarboxylase; amino-acid sequence: MQRTMLKSKLHRVTTTHAELHYEGSCAIDEDLLDAANIREYEQIDIWNVNNGERFTTYAIRAERGSGIISVNGSAARRAAPGDILIIATFAVYNEIELAKYAPELIYVDGANRIARRGHQIPAQAVA